One region of Zootoca vivipara chromosome 7, rZooViv1.1, whole genome shotgun sequence genomic DNA includes:
- the LOC118088619 gene encoding cytochrome c oxidase assembly factor 7 isoform X2 yields the protein MLCTSLIFFRFHLAGRSTRICGCHRLAEYLEGVKNNFEGAAKVLKENCEKNLHSESCYKLGAYYVTGKGGLPADLKTAYNCFLKSCEKGGKKSIDACHNTGLLAHDGRGNDDEKPNALLARDYYSKACDGSFAPSCFNLSAIYLQGAPGIPKDMNQALEYSLKACNLGHIWACANASRMYKLGDGVEKNDAKAETLKNRAKELHKEQQTAARSLTFGE from the exons ATGCTGTGTACGTCGCTGATTTTCTTCCGCTTTCACCTTGCTGGGAGAAGCACAAGGATATGCG GTTGTCACCGTCTTGCTGAGTACCTAGAGGGAGTAAAGAACAACTTTGAGGGAGCTGCTAAAGTACTAAAGGAGAATTGTGAAAAAAACTTGCACAGTGAGAGCTGCTACAAACTTGGAGCTTACTATGTTACTGGAAAAG GTGGGCTCCCTGCCGATTTGAAAACTGCCTACAACTGTTTTTTGAAGTCTTGTGAGAAAGGTGGGAAGAAATCCATAGATGCTTGTCACAATACTGGACTGCTGGCACATGATGGACGGGGCAATGATGATGAGAAGCCCAACGCACTCCTAGCCAGGGATTATTATAGTAAAGCTTGTGATGGCAGTTTTGCCCCCAGCTGTTTCAACCTTAGTGCAATATATCTCCAAGGAGCCCCTGGGATACCAAAGGATATGAACCAGGCTTTGGAATACTCTCTGAAAGCGTGCAACTTGGGACACATATGGGCATGTGCTAACGCTAGCCGAATGTACAAGCTGGGGGATGGAGTTGAGAAGAATGATGCCAAGGCAGAAACCCTAAAGAATAGGGCAAAAGAGCTGCACAAAGAACAGCAGACAGCTGCAAGATCCTTAACATTTGGAGAGTAA
- the LOC118088619 gene encoding cytochrome c oxidase assembly factor 7 isoform X1 — protein MAGLVNLEDEEEVKEYLDNLGVEFSFQCYKEKDADGCHRLAEYLEGVKNNFEGAAKVLKENCEKNLHSESCYKLGAYYVTGKGGLPADLKTAYNCFLKSCEKGGKKSIDACHNTGLLAHDGRGNDDEKPNALLARDYYSKACDGSFAPSCFNLSAIYLQGAPGIPKDMNQALEYSLKACNLGHIWACANASRMYKLGDGVEKNDAKAETLKNRAKELHKEQQTAARSLTFGE, from the exons ATGGCTGGGCTGGTCAACTTAGAGGATGAAGAGGAGGTGAAAGAGTACTTAGACAATCTGGGTGTGGAGTTCAGCTTCCAATGCTACAAGGAGAAAGATGCTGACG GTTGTCACCGTCTTGCTGAGTACCTAGAGGGAGTAAAGAACAACTTTGAGGGAGCTGCTAAAGTACTAAAGGAGAATTGTGAAAAAAACTTGCACAGTGAGAGCTGCTACAAACTTGGAGCTTACTATGTTACTGGAAAAG GTGGGCTCCCTGCCGATTTGAAAACTGCCTACAACTGTTTTTTGAAGTCTTGTGAGAAAGGTGGGAAGAAATCCATAGATGCTTGTCACAATACTGGACTGCTGGCACATGATGGACGGGGCAATGATGATGAGAAGCCCAACGCACTCCTAGCCAGGGATTATTATAGTAAAGCTTGTGATGGCAGTTTTGCCCCCAGCTGTTTCAACCTTAGTGCAATATATCTCCAAGGAGCCCCTGGGATACCAAAGGATATGAACCAGGCTTTGGAATACTCTCTGAAAGCGTGCAACTTGGGACACATATGGGCATGTGCTAACGCTAGCCGAATGTACAAGCTGGGGGATGGAGTTGAGAAGAATGATGCCAAGGCAGAAACCCTAAAGAATAGGGCAAAAGAGCTGCACAAAGAACAGCAGACAGCTGCAAGATCCTTAACATTTGGAGAGTAA